Proteins co-encoded in one Sporosarcina sp. FSL K6-1522 genomic window:
- a CDS encoding diaminopimelate dehydrogenase, with protein MTIRVGIAGYGNLGRGVESAIGQNKDMELVGVFSRRNPEDVQLLNADVPVHSMADIENYTDAIDVLILCGGSKNDLPEQGPALAALFNTVDSFDTHAKIPEYFESVDAAAKPNGKTAIISVGWDPGLFSINRLYGEAVLSEGATYTFWGKGLSQGHSDAVRRIPGVKGAVQYTIPVPDAVDRVRSGSLPELTTREKHTRDCYVVLHDGVNAEEVKQAIVTMPDYFTDYDTTVTFITEEELQRDHSAMPHGGFVIRSGKTGDGNAQVMEYSLKLDSNPEFTSSVLVTYARAAYRLNQSGEAGAKTVFDIAPGLLSPKSAAELRKELL; from the coding sequence CGGTCAAAACAAAGATATGGAATTAGTAGGGGTGTTTTCAAGACGAAACCCTGAAGATGTGCAGTTGTTGAATGCCGATGTACCTGTACATAGCATGGCGGACATTGAGAACTACACGGATGCGATTGATGTGTTAATTCTTTGCGGCGGATCGAAAAACGATTTACCTGAACAAGGGCCAGCATTAGCAGCTTTGTTCAATACAGTAGACAGCTTCGACACACATGCAAAAATTCCAGAATATTTCGAGTCGGTCGATGCGGCTGCGAAACCGAATGGTAAAACGGCAATCATTTCGGTTGGTTGGGATCCAGGTTTATTCTCTATCAATCGTCTATATGGAGAGGCGGTTTTGTCAGAAGGGGCAACATACACATTTTGGGGGAAGGGCTTAAGCCAAGGGCATTCGGACGCAGTTAGACGAATTCCAGGCGTCAAAGGGGCTGTCCAATATACGATTCCAGTACCAGATGCAGTCGATCGTGTGCGCAGTGGGTCATTGCCTGAATTGACGACACGTGAAAAGCATACGCGTGACTGCTATGTCGTGTTACATGATGGCGTGAATGCGGAAGAAGTGAAGCAAGCGATTGTCACAATGCCTGATTATTTTACGGACTATGACACAACGGTGACGTTCATTACAGAAGAGGAGCTGCAACGCGATCATTCTGCAATGCCACATGGTGGATTTGTCATTCGCAGTGGTAAAACAGGTGACGGCAATGCGCAAGTGATGGAGTATTCGTTGAAACTCGACAGCAATCCCGAATTTACATCGAGTGTCCTCGTCACATACGCACGTGCGGCATATCGTTTGAATCAAAGCGGCGAAGCCGGTGCGAAAACAGTATTTGACATCGCACCTGGTCTATTGTCACCGAAAAGTGCGGCGGAGTTACGGAAGGAATTACTATAA
- a CDS encoding DUF6612 family protein, producing MKKWMKWFGVSTLALALAACGDTADSQPKTEPVSKEEQKPKKDELTAADVFKKALAAKDEQKNMHIAMDIDDQVAIAEQEYQLDTKMNIAMDISFEPFAAYQLLKTKMDDEEAEVEWYATNESIYLHDVAESMWFNMPAEDGEDIVIDMPEDLDHFNYLEVFAEHAKDFTVEETDEAYIVKLGEFSEGLKEIMEESLVDELQEDMEEIEEGQEVDFANFDIKKLTFEFTIAKETFFTTGFNLDLDASIEIDGAETVVTQKANMVVSKINELAAIEIPQEVIDNATEYEEVEE from the coding sequence TTGAAAAAATGGATGAAGTGGTTCGGTGTAAGTACGCTGGCGCTTGCACTAGCAGCTTGTGGAGATACGGCAGATAGCCAACCAAAGACAGAACCAGTAAGTAAAGAAGAGCAAAAACCAAAGAAGGACGAATTGACAGCAGCAGATGTTTTCAAAAAAGCATTGGCAGCAAAAGATGAGCAAAAGAATATGCATATTGCTATGGATATTGACGACCAAGTAGCGATTGCGGAACAAGAATACCAATTGGATACAAAGATGAATATTGCAATGGATATAAGTTTTGAACCGTTTGCGGCATACCAACTATTGAAAACCAAGATGGATGATGAGGAAGCAGAGGTCGAATGGTATGCAACGAACGAATCGATTTATTTGCACGATGTAGCAGAGAGTATGTGGTTTAATATGCCGGCAGAAGATGGTGAAGACATTGTGATAGATATGCCAGAGGATCTAGATCATTTCAACTACCTTGAGGTATTTGCAGAGCATGCAAAGGATTTTACGGTAGAAGAAACGGACGAGGCATATATTGTTAAACTAGGAGAGTTTAGCGAAGGGCTCAAAGAGATTATGGAAGAGTCGCTTGTCGATGAGCTGCAAGAAGATATGGAAGAGATTGAAGAAGGTCAAGAAGTTGACTTTGCCAATTTCGATATCAAGAAGCTTACATTTGAATTTACCATTGCGAAAGAAACATTTTTTACAACTGGGTTTAATCTAGACCTAGATGCATCAATCGAAATCGATGGTGCGGAAACAGTTGTTACGCAAAAAGCGAATATGGTGGTAAGCAAGATTAATGAACTTGCTGCTATTGAAATCCCACAAGAAGTAATTGATAACGCAACGGAGTATGAAGAAGTAGAAGAGTAA
- a CDS encoding DUF4275 family protein yields MDLVHRLQNKKIRIQEIPSWGSYLRQRWEERFARHLSNGEKEEISLRYDGVFSGYLWHVFSYEKRAYIKERQADEAFNALSKRRCFVFYQHSDYALIIEDASATTASDFVQKDDFDEGDMYIVDENFTWTYVHTHEASCGPYFSRN; encoded by the coding sequence ATGGACTTAGTACATCGACTTCAAAACAAAAAAATACGAATTCAAGAAATCCCTAGTTGGGGATCTTATTTGCGACAGCGATGGGAAGAACGGTTTGCTAGGCATTTGAGCAATGGGGAGAAAGAAGAGATCAGTTTACGTTATGATGGGGTATTTAGCGGTTATTTATGGCATGTGTTTAGTTACGAAAAAAGGGCGTATATAAAAGAGAGGCAAGCAGATGAAGCATTTAATGCGTTATCTAAGCGTAGATGTTTTGTTTTCTATCAACACTCTGACTATGCATTGATTATAGAGGACGCATCAGCTACTACCGCTAGTGATTTTGTCCAGAAGGATGATTTTGACGAAGGCGATATGTATATTGTTGATGAAAATTTTACTTGGACGTATGTCCATACACATGAAGCAAGTTGTGGTCCCTATTTTAGTAGAAATTAA
- the spoIIP gene encoding stage II sporulation protein P: MKTENELFELLKDQHSLTPRKEFVSATDSKLRQLANKLERKSKYKRFSFIATGIVVCFMVLSWMFLLGGQETIYLAISAARQNTPPPTASQQEEPLIYLYHTHSRESFTPEIIVKEKTGISHESKNITLVGKRLQSALAKKNVQAVHDNTDFAEISRDKGLSFKETYNVSRESLKKTLQKNSSIQMALDIHRDSIPRKDSTFLIAGKEYAKIAFVVSRASKYYEENAAFAERIHKKFEQKYPGISSGVIIKDNKPQSTYNQDIMSNSVLINIGGIDNTLEEEYRTADILAEILQDFIETN; this comes from the coding sequence ATGAAAACTGAAAATGAGTTATTCGAACTGCTAAAAGACCAACATTCACTTACTCCAAGGAAAGAGTTCGTATCTGCAACAGACAGTAAGCTCAGACAACTTGCAAATAAATTGGAGCGTAAAAGCAAATACAAACGTTTTTCTTTCATTGCAACTGGAATAGTTGTCTGCTTCATGGTCCTGTCATGGATGTTCTTACTTGGCGGGCAGGAAACAATCTACCTGGCGATTTCAGCTGCCAGACAAAACACACCACCCCCTACTGCTTCTCAACAAGAAGAACCACTCATCTATCTGTACCACACGCATAGCCGTGAATCATTCACCCCAGAAATTATAGTTAAAGAAAAGACGGGTATATCACATGAGTCGAAAAATATCACCTTAGTCGGAAAGCGACTTCAAAGTGCTTTAGCAAAAAAAAATGTGCAGGCTGTACACGACAACACAGATTTTGCAGAAATTTCACGAGATAAAGGACTGTCTTTCAAGGAAACTTATAACGTATCCAGAGAGTCACTTAAAAAGACATTGCAAAAGAACAGTAGCATACAAATGGCGCTAGATATCCACAGAGATTCTATACCTAGAAAAGATAGCACCTTCTTAATTGCTGGAAAAGAATATGCGAAAATCGCATTCGTTGTATCCCGTGCGAGCAAATATTATGAAGAAAATGCAGCATTTGCGGAACGTATTCATAAAAAGTTCGAACAAAAATACCCAGGGATTTCAAGCGGCGTCATCATCAAGGACAACAAACCACAAAGTACTTATAATCAGGATATCATGAGCAACTCCGTGCTAATCAACATTGGCGGGATTGACAATACGTTAGAAGAAGAATACAGGACGGCAGATATTTTAGCGGAGATTCTTCAAGATTTCATTGAAACGAACTGA
- a CDS encoding sigma-70 family RNA polymerase sigma factor, with protein sequence MLDTDSLEDSISEIYRKYYGDVYRFIICFSGNQNDAEDMTQEVFIRVLNNLSKFNHSVNLKTWIFSIAKHVAIDHYRKFKFTSIFKEGFFKQLQSNERNPNELAEQNEIKNYVQDAISKVKPNYRVILLLRGINEFSIKETAEILNCSESKVKVDYHRALKDLNRKLHVTCREVIGHEN encoded by the coding sequence TTGCTTGATACAGACAGTTTGGAAGACAGTATCAGTGAGATTTATCGAAAGTACTATGGAGATGTTTACCGATTCATTATTTGCTTTTCTGGCAATCAAAATGATGCAGAGGATATGACGCAAGAGGTATTCATCCGTGTTTTGAATAACCTGTCCAAGTTTAATCACTCTGTTAATTTAAAAACTTGGATTTTCTCTATCGCAAAACACGTGGCCATTGATCATTATCGAAAGTTTAAATTCACTTCTATTTTTAAAGAAGGGTTCTTTAAACAATTACAATCGAATGAAAGGAATCCTAATGAACTCGCAGAACAAAATGAAATAAAGAACTATGTCCAGGATGCTATCTCAAAAGTCAAACCAAATTATCGAGTTATTTTGCTTTTGAGAGGTATTAACGAATTTTCCATAAAAGAAACAGCTGAAATCCTTAATTGCAGTGAATCCAAGGTAAAAGTTGACTATCATCGTGCCTTGAAAGATTTGAATCGAAAATTGCATGTCACTTGCAGGGAGGTTATTGGACATGAAAACTGA
- a CDS encoding PhzF family phenazine biosynthesis protein, which produces MKSIKVYQYDAFSTQPNKGNPAGVVLDGDYLTESEMQEIAVKVGFNETAFSLKSEVADVRIRYFTPGHEMDLCGHATMATLFALKSRGLLTDKDDLTIETKAGILPIHIASLADGGIEITMQQAPPQFTAFNGSAEALAQSIGLDKEDIVADLPVVYGSTGAWTLIVPIKTLGAFSRMKPSTERFPSILTEMPKASIHPFCLETYDEQAHMHARHFSSPYSGTIEDAVTGTASGVMGAYYATYIDKHLEEHLNLVVEQGHEIGKDGRVRVGVCKNRGGYDIEITGNAVFVKEFEVSI; this is translated from the coding sequence ATGAAATCAATAAAGGTGTATCAATATGATGCATTTAGTACACAACCGAACAAGGGAAATCCGGCAGGTGTAGTGTTAGACGGCGATTACTTAACCGAAAGTGAGATGCAAGAAATTGCAGTAAAAGTAGGATTCAACGAAACTGCTTTTTCACTCAAATCTGAAGTAGCTGATGTAAGAATTCGTTATTTCACGCCAGGGCATGAAATGGATTTATGTGGGCATGCAACAATGGCTACGCTATTTGCATTAAAGTCGAGAGGCTTATTAACTGACAAAGATGACCTGACAATTGAAACGAAGGCAGGGATTTTGCCAATACATATCGCTTCATTAGCAGATGGCGGGATCGAGATAACGATGCAGCAGGCACCACCCCAATTTACAGCGTTTAATGGGTCAGCTGAAGCATTGGCGCAATCCATCGGGCTCGATAAAGAAGATATTGTCGCGGATTTGCCGGTTGTCTATGGAAGTACGGGTGCATGGACATTGATTGTGCCTATAAAGACGCTAGGTGCTTTCAGTAGAATGAAACCTTCAACCGAACGATTTCCAAGCATTTTAACAGAAATGCCAAAAGCGTCAATTCATCCGTTTTGCTTGGAAACCTACGATGAACAGGCTCATATGCATGCCCGCCATTTCTCATCTCCTTATTCGGGGACAATTGAAGATGCGGTGACAGGAACGGCTTCAGGTGTTATGGGTGCTTATTATGCAACTTATATTGATAAGCATTTGGAAGAACACTTGAATCTCGTAGTTGAGCAAGGACATGAAATTGGTAAAGATGGTCGTGTACGGGTGGGTGTTTGTAAAAATCGGGGAGGTTATGACATAGAAATCACAGGCAATGCGGTGTTTGTGAAAGAGTTTGAGGTCAGTATATAA
- a CDS encoding ybaK/ebsC family protein codes for MQKYQDETGMFEDFNFKLVVIDALLDEEPSFKQELAKMKETYCDSYEWYTNAGPIREMCEYFATLTITPDDLIKITQLCFDGGNEIYFYIQPDWDGEDGSFDVHSVSGFEKLTNLATVTIISMIDEPTVELLKQKGIDIV; via the coding sequence ATGCAAAAATATCAAGATGAAACAGGTATGTTTGAAGATTTCAATTTTAAACTGGTCGTGATTGATGCGCTACTTGATGAAGAACCAAGCTTTAAACAAGAGCTAGCAAAGATGAAAGAGACATACTGCGACAGCTATGAATGGTATACAAATGCCGGTCCTATTCGAGAAATGTGTGAATACTTCGCTACACTAACAATCACACCAGACGATCTCATAAAAATAACCCAATTATGCTTTGATGGGGGCAATGAGATTTATTTTTATATACAACCCGATTGGGATGGAGAAGATGGTTCCTTCGATGTCCACTCTGTTTCGGGCTTTGAAAAGTTGACGAATTTAGCAACTGTTACAATCATTAGTATGATCGATGAACCAACCGTAGAGCTATTGAAGCAAAAAGGTATAGATATCGTATAA
- a CDS encoding YwqG family protein, with protein MEQKCYETFFTREFVNKIVKKEAGSIILHNEGKLPLSQSKVGGVGYFPKNKPYPIGTSGEPLHLLAQLNFEELPAIPDFPTKGILAFYIDLHDDLYGMDLEDMQNQAGYQIYYIEDLTLPAFTREELETLTKAEYSFVKGEYAIECSIASIPLLQDNYEFQIQYGEDYYTFFEKLFGDQVDDRLDDLYDCVTQDMGEGLIGGYPMFTQDDPRLYREQLQQDVLLFQLDSVFGEEVEVMWGDAGIANFFIHPTDLKNRRFDKAWFNWDCS; from the coding sequence GTGGAACAAAAATGCTACGAAACTTTTTTCACAAGAGAATTCGTTAACAAAATCGTGAAAAAAGAAGCAGGGTCAATCATACTTCATAACGAAGGAAAACTACCGCTATCTCAATCAAAAGTTGGCGGTGTCGGCTATTTCCCTAAAAACAAGCCCTACCCAATCGGAACTTCTGGAGAACCCCTTCACTTGCTCGCACAGTTAAATTTTGAAGAGCTACCAGCAATCCCTGACTTCCCGACGAAAGGCATCCTCGCATTTTATATTGATCTGCATGATGACTTATACGGTATGGATTTAGAGGACATGCAAAACCAAGCGGGCTATCAGATTTATTATATTGAGGATTTAACACTGCCTGCTTTTACTCGTGAAGAGCTAGAGACGTTAACAAAAGCAGAGTATTCGTTTGTTAAAGGTGAATATGCCATTGAATGTTCGATTGCCTCTATCCCTCTGCTGCAAGACAATTATGAGTTCCAAATCCAATATGGTGAAGACTACTATACGTTTTTCGAGAAATTATTCGGCGATCAGGTCGATGATCGGCTAGATGATTTATATGATTGCGTCACACAAGATATGGGCGAAGGGTTAATTGGAGGCTATCCAATGTTTACACAAGATGATCCCCGTTTGTATCGGGAGCAATTGCAACAGGACGTCTTACTGTTTCAACTCGACTCTGTTTTCGGCGAAGAAGTTGAAGTGATGTGGGGAGACGCTGGAATTGCCAACTTTTTCATTCACCCGACAGATTTAAAAAACCGGCGTTTTGACAAAGCATGGTTTAACTGGGATTGTTCTTAA
- a CDS encoding M42 family metallopeptidase: MTKLDETLVMLKALTDAKGIPGNEREPREVMKKYISPFADDIEQDGLGSLIAKKTGDANGPKIMLAGHLDEVGFMISKIDDKGFLSFQTVGGWWSQVMLAQRVTIVTRKGDTVTGVIGSKPPHILTPEARNKPVDIKDMFIDVGAASKEEVMEWGILPGDMVVPYFEFTVMNNEKYLLAKAWDNRIGCAIAIEVLKALKAENHPNIVFGVGAAQEEIGLRGARTAAAKIQPDIGFAVDVGIAGDTPGVTSKEAMGKMGDGPQLVLFDASMVSHKGLRNFVIDTAEEHGIPYQFETIPGGGTDAGSIHLSGHGVPTLAICIPTRYIHSHAAMLHRDDFENTVKLVVEVIKKLDRDTVNTITFD; encoded by the coding sequence TTGACGAAATTAGACGAAACATTGGTCATGCTGAAAGCGCTCACAGACGCGAAAGGGATTCCTGGAAATGAACGTGAGCCACGTGAAGTGATGAAAAAGTACATATCACCGTTTGCAGATGACATCGAACAGGATGGGCTTGGCTCATTGATCGCCAAGAAAACGGGTGATGCCAATGGACCGAAAATCATGCTAGCGGGACACCTCGATGAAGTTGGTTTTATGATTTCTAAAATCGATGATAAAGGATTCTTGTCCTTCCAAACGGTCGGTGGCTGGTGGTCGCAAGTGATGCTGGCGCAACGTGTGACGATTGTGACACGCAAAGGGGATACGGTGACGGGAGTTATCGGATCAAAGCCTCCACATATCTTGACGCCGGAAGCACGCAACAAGCCGGTCGATATTAAAGATATGTTCATCGATGTAGGAGCAGCTTCGAAAGAAGAAGTAATGGAGTGGGGCATTTTACCGGGCGATATGGTCGTGCCATATTTCGAATTCACGGTGATGAATAATGAAAAATACCTTCTTGCTAAAGCATGGGATAACCGGATTGGCTGTGCCATTGCCATTGAAGTACTAAAAGCATTGAAAGCTGAAAATCACCCGAATATTGTCTTTGGTGTGGGAGCAGCACAAGAAGAAATCGGTCTGCGTGGCGCACGTACAGCGGCGGCGAAAATTCAGCCAGACATCGGATTTGCGGTAGATGTAGGGATTGCGGGAGATACGCCTGGTGTTACATCGAAAGAAGCGATGGGGAAAATGGGCGATGGCCCACAACTAGTGTTATTTGACGCTTCCATGGTGTCCCACAAAGGCTTACGTAACTTTGTAATCGATACAGCGGAGGAGCATGGAATCCCTTACCAATTTGAAACGATTCCGGGTGGGGGGACGGATGCAGGTTCTATCCATCTTTCAGGACACGGTGTACCAACACTGGCGATTTGTATTCCAACGAGATATATTCATTCGCACGCAGCAATGTTGCACCGCGATGATTTCGAGAACACAGTGAAATTAGTAGTTGAGGTCATTAAGAAATTGGATCGAGACACGGTCAATACGATTACATTTGATTAA
- the argF gene encoding ornithine carbamoyltransferase yields MVKCGVPNNEISNGLKGRDLLSLLDYTSEEIAYLLDYANNMKQEMLAGNMPPILAGKTLGMIFEKHSTRTRISFEVGMIQLGGHAMFMNARDLQIGRGESVYDTGHVLSEYLDGVMIRANSHEMVKELAEHASVPVINGLTDIFHPCQALADLLTVLEVKGSLAGKKIAYVGDGNNVAHSLIIAAAHMGMHAAVATPEGFEYNSELLEKAKELAAKNGGSVMATTNPVEAVTGADVVYTDVWTSMGQEEEAAARLEAFKDFQINDALVAHAKEDYMFLHCLPAHREEEVATSVIDGPNSYVFQQAGNRLHAQKAVLANVL; encoded by the coding sequence ATGGTGAAGTGTGGAGTACCTAATAACGAAATTTCAAATGGACTAAAAGGAAGAGATTTGTTATCACTTCTTGATTATACAAGTGAAGAAATTGCGTATTTATTGGATTATGCAAATAACATGAAACAAGAAATGTTGGCAGGGAATATGCCACCCATCTTGGCAGGCAAGACACTAGGGATGATCTTTGAAAAGCATTCGACACGTACGCGTATTTCGTTTGAAGTGGGGATGATTCAACTTGGCGGGCACGCAATGTTTATGAATGCACGTGACTTACAAATTGGACGTGGAGAATCTGTGTATGACACAGGGCATGTATTATCTGAGTATTTGGATGGCGTTATGATCCGCGCGAACTCTCATGAAATGGTGAAAGAATTAGCTGAACATGCATCTGTTCCGGTAATCAACGGTTTGACAGACATTTTCCACCCATGTCAAGCATTAGCGGACTTATTGACAGTATTAGAAGTGAAGGGATCACTGGCAGGTAAGAAAATTGCTTATGTTGGGGACGGCAATAACGTGGCACACTCTCTTATCATTGCGGCGGCGCATATGGGCATGCATGCAGCTGTTGCGACACCTGAGGGCTTTGAATACAACTCGGAGCTACTGGAGAAGGCGAAAGAGCTTGCGGCTAAGAATGGCGGTAGTGTGATGGCAACGACGAATCCTGTTGAAGCGGTGACGGGTGCAGATGTGGTTTATACGGACGTCTGGACGAGTATGGGACAGGAAGAAGAGGCGGCGGCACGTCTTGAAGCATTTAAAGATTTCCAAATCAATGATGCATTGGTGGCACATGCGAAAGAAGATTACATGTTCTTGCATTGCTTACCGGCACATCGTGAGGAAGAAGTCGCAACATCCGTCATTGATGGACCAAATTCATATGTTTTCCAACAAGCAGGCAATCGTCTGCACGCGCAGAAAGCAGTTTTGGCTAACGTGTTGTAA
- the ytxJ gene encoding bacillithiol system redox-active protein YtxJ, whose amino-acid sequence MMRIKSRDAWRELLETSKEQPFLLLKFSMTCASSLSAMKELRALDTELPKYVVIVQMERQVSNAIEKDLGVRHESPQLLILKDGRGLWQATHYKIKKSLLTEAIATYIS is encoded by the coding sequence ATGATGCGAATTAAATCGAGAGACGCCTGGCGAGAGTTATTAGAAACGTCTAAGGAGCAGCCTTTTCTTCTATTAAAGTTCAGTATGACATGCGCAAGCAGCCTATCAGCTATGAAAGAACTGCGCGCACTTGACACGGAACTTCCAAAATACGTCGTCATTGTGCAGATGGAGAGGCAAGTTTCGAATGCAATCGAAAAAGATCTCGGAGTTAGGCATGAATCACCTCAACTCTTAATCCTGAAAGATGGCAGAGGACTCTGGCAAGCCACGCATTACAAAATAAAAAAATCATTGTTAACAGAAGCTATTGCTACATACATTTCATAG
- a CDS encoding DUF6526 family protein yields the protein MKKKQSYENHTRFHPLQHFVLLPISIITLVVAIIYTTTSIGKGQFSFATFLIMALVIMGIITGLLARVNALKVQDRTIRVEEQLRHFLLTGSPIDPRLTMAQLIALRFASDDEFPELTAKAAETNMKPDEIKKEIRQWRLDEHRV from the coding sequence TTGAAAAAGAAGCAGTCCTATGAAAATCATACACGTTTCCATCCTTTACAACACTTCGTACTGTTGCCAATAAGTATAATTACATTAGTGGTAGCCATCATCTACACCACTACTAGCATTGGAAAAGGTCAATTTTCTTTCGCTACATTTTTAATAATGGCTCTAGTCATCATGGGTATTATTACGGGTTTGCTAGCTAGAGTAAATGCGTTAAAAGTTCAAGATCGTACGATTCGAGTGGAGGAACAGTTACGACACTTCCTGTTAACTGGATCACCCATTGACCCTAGACTGACAATGGCACAACTAATCGCCTTACGCTTTGCATCAGATGACGAGTTCCCGGAGCTTACTGCAAAAGCTGCAGAGACCAACATGAAGCCCGATGAAATAAAAAAGGAAATCCGACAATGGCGCTTGGATGAGCACCGCGTCTAA
- a CDS encoding helix-turn-helix transcriptional regulator, translated as MLKNRLKELRARHDFTQIELAKRVGVTRQTIGFIEKGEFSPSVTLSLKLARALNCDINELFWLEGEEEQ; from the coding sequence ATGCTAAAGAATCGATTGAAAGAATTACGAGCGCGACATGATTTCACGCAAATTGAATTGGCAAAACGTGTTGGCGTGACAAGGCAAACCATTGGCTTTATCGAAAAAGGGGAGTTTTCACCGTCTGTGACACTGTCATTGAAACTGGCACGTGCTTTGAACTGTGATATTAATGAATTATTTTGGTTGGAAGGGGAGGAAGAGCAATGA